The following proteins are encoded in a genomic region of Desulfomicrobium escambiense DSM 10707:
- a CDS encoding valine--tRNA ligase, which produces MANETLSKGYEPADVEGRWLDYWKSHQSFTPDAAKAAAHPKDNYSIVIPPPNVTGALHMGHALNITLQDIMCRFMRQHGKTVLWVPGTDHAGIATQNVVERKLLAEGKRREDLGREAFIERVWEWKEDYGGRILNQIRRLGASVDWTRERFTMDEGLSKAVREVFVTLYEQGLVYRGKYIVNWCTRCHTALADDEVEYAPAKSTLYHLRYPLEDGSGFVTVATVRPETMLGDTAVAVHPEDERYQDMVGKYLILPLVGRRIPVIADAYVDREFGTGCLKVTPAHDMNDWELGRKHGLEAVGVIDDKGRMNDNAPEKYRGLSAAECRTLIVEDLKACASLVSEEPYENKVNQCYRCKTTIEPFVSEQWFVSVKPLAEKARAAVEDGRTTIWPAQWNKTYYNWLDNIRDWCISRQLWWGHRIPVWTCRDCGEVIVARQDPTTCKCGSANLTQDEDVLDTWFSSALWPFSTMGWPEKTHELAAFYPTSLLVTGFDILFFWVARMMMMGLQFMDNVPFKDVYIHALVRDEHGKKMSKSTGNVIDPLQMIDKYGCDSLRFTLTSFAAMGRDIKLSEARIEGYRHFINKIWNAARFALMHVDGSEPEFDPAALTGLHHKWILHRLEVLKKEHAAQIEGYRFNEAAQGLYGFVWREFCDWYLELIKPELYGEDQAAKAAARSCLKHVLSEIMVIAHPIIPFVTQEIWSCIPSLDAESLAVRPYPKARPECENEAAVRDMEFLQGVIVAVRNIRAELGVAPGIALNVLVRAGGEYQAFLTAHETEIAALARVGSLTAAPDIEPPKGCASAVVRGCELFVPLAGVVDFEAELARLDKELGKIAKELDFVTKKLGNESFVSKAPEDVVAKEKAKAAEFAEKKAALEQLRVKVQEFVG; this is translated from the coding sequence ATGGCCAACGAGACGCTTTCCAAGGGATACGAACCCGCCGACGTGGAAGGGCGCTGGCTCGACTACTGGAAGTCGCACCAGAGTTTCACGCCCGACGCGGCCAAGGCCGCCGCGCACCCGAAGGACAACTACTCCATCGTCATCCCGCCGCCCAACGTGACCGGGGCCCTGCACATGGGCCACGCCCTCAATATCACCCTGCAGGACATCATGTGCCGCTTCATGCGCCAGCACGGCAAGACCGTCCTGTGGGTGCCGGGCACGGACCACGCGGGCATCGCCACCCAGAACGTGGTGGAACGCAAGCTCCTGGCCGAAGGCAAGCGCCGCGAGGATCTGGGCCGCGAGGCCTTCATCGAGCGCGTCTGGGAATGGAAGGAGGACTACGGCGGACGCATCCTGAACCAGATCCGCCGCCTGGGCGCCAGCGTCGACTGGACCCGCGAGCGCTTCACCATGGACGAGGGTCTGTCCAAGGCCGTGCGCGAAGTCTTCGTCACCCTCTACGAGCAGGGCCTCGTCTACCGCGGCAAGTACATCGTCAACTGGTGCACCCGCTGCCACACGGCCCTGGCCGACGACGAGGTCGAGTACGCCCCGGCCAAGTCCACGCTCTACCACCTGCGCTACCCCCTCGAGGACGGTTCGGGCTTCGTCACCGTGGCCACGGTCCGCCCCGAGACCATGCTCGGCGACACGGCCGTGGCCGTGCACCCCGAGGACGAGCGCTACCAGGACATGGTCGGCAAATACCTCATCCTGCCCCTGGTGGGCCGCCGCATCCCGGTCATCGCCGACGCCTACGTGGACCGCGAGTTCGGCACCGGCTGCCTGAAGGTCACCCCGGCCCACGACATGAACGACTGGGAACTGGGCCGCAAGCACGGCCTGGAAGCCGTCGGCGTCATCGACGACAAGGGCCGCATGAACGACAACGCGCCCGAGAAGTATCGCGGCTTGAGCGCCGCCGAGTGCCGCACGCTCATCGTCGAGGATCTGAAGGCCTGCGCGTCCCTGGTGTCCGAGGAGCCCTACGAGAACAAGGTCAACCAGTGCTACCGCTGCAAGACGACCATCGAGCCCTTCGTGTCCGAGCAGTGGTTCGTGTCCGTCAAGCCCCTGGCCGAGAAGGCGAGGGCGGCGGTGGAGGACGGCCGCACGACCATCTGGCCGGCCCAGTGGAACAAGACCTACTACAACTGGCTGGACAACATCCGCGACTGGTGCATCTCGCGCCAGTTGTGGTGGGGCCACCGCATCCCGGTCTGGACCTGCCGGGACTGCGGCGAGGTCATCGTGGCCCGCCAGGACCCGACAACCTGCAAATGCGGCAGCGCCAACCTGACCCAGGACGAGGACGTTCTCGACACCTGGTTCTCCTCGGCCCTGTGGCCCTTTTCGACCATGGGCTGGCCCGAGAAGACGCACGAGCTGGCGGCCTTCTACCCGACGTCCCTCCTGGTCACGGGCTTCGACATCCTCTTCTTCTGGGTGGCCCGCATGATGATGATGGGCCTGCAGTTCATGGACAACGTGCCCTTCAAGGACGTCTACATCCACGCCCTCGTCCGCGACGAGCACGGCAAGAAGATGTCCAAGTCCACGGGCAACGTCATCGACCCTCTGCAGATGATCGACAAGTACGGCTGCGACTCCCTGCGTTTCACCCTGACATCGTTTGCCGCCATGGGCCGCGACATCAAGCTGTCCGAGGCGCGCATCGAGGGCTACAGGCACTTCATCAACAAGATCTGGAACGCGGCCCGCTTCGCCCTCATGCACGTTGACGGCAGCGAGCCCGAGTTCGACCCCGCGGCCCTGACCGGCCTGCACCACAAGTGGATCCTGCACCGCCTGGAGGTGCTCAAGAAGGAGCACGCGGCGCAGATCGAGGGCTACCGCTTCAACGAGGCGGCCCAGGGCCTCTACGGCTTCGTCTGGCGCGAGTTCTGCGACTGGTATCTGGAGCTCATCAAGCCCGAACTCTACGGCGAGGACCAGGCGGCCAAGGCCGCGGCGCGCTCCTGCCTGAAGCACGTGCTGTCTGAGATCATGGTGATCGCGCATCCCATCATCCCCTTCGTGACCCAGGAGATCTGGTCCTGCATCCCGTCCCTGGACGCCGAGAGCCTGGCCGTGCGGCCCTACCCCAAGGCCCGGCCCGAGTGCGAGAACGAGGCGGCCGTGCGCGACATGGAGTTCCTGCAGGGCGTCATCGTGGCCGTGCGCAACATCCGCGCCGAGCTGGGCGTGGCGCCGGGCATCGCCCTGAACGTCCTGGTGCGCGCCGGCGGCGAGTACCAGGCGTTCCTCACGGCCCACGAGACCGAGATCGCGGCCCTGGCCCGCGTCGGCTCCCTGACGGCGGCCCCGGACATCGAGCCGCCCAAGGGCTGCGCCTCGGCCGTGGTCCGCGGCTGCGAGCTCTTCGTGCCCCTGGCCGGCGTGGTGGACTTCGAGGCCGAACTGGCCCGCCTGGACAAGGAACTGGGCAAGATCGCCAAGGAACTCGATTTCGTGACCAAGAAGCTCGGCAACGAGAGCTTCGTCAGCAAGGCCCCCGAGGACGTGGTGGCCAAGGAGAAGGCCAAGGCGGCGGAGTTCGCCGAGAAGAAGGCCGCCTTGGAGCAGCTGCGGGTCAAGGTGCAGGAGTTCGTCGGCTAG